The genomic segment CTCGAGCGCCTCGCCGCCGGCCTCACCATCGACTGGATCGATGGAGCCGCCCGCGCCATTGGCCAGGTTGAATCCGGCATGCGTCGTAATCTCCTGCGCTCGCTTTCGCTCGATGCCATGGCCGTCAACCTCGAAGCATCGCGGTAGCCTTCGGGCCCAATCACTGCCCGGTCCGCTCTCTGTCCTATTCACATCATTTTGTCGTTATCCCGCGGCTAACGGCTGTAAGATAGAGCAACTACACTTCCATGTCCCGCATCTTTTAACTACAAGCATCCCCATGACCGTCCCACTTGTGGGAAGATCGTGCCTCCGGCAGAACAATGCCATCTGCACACTTTTGGCCCGTCTACTTTTCTACGGGTCTTGGTTCACGCTTCAGGAAAGAACCGCATCTTACCTCTCGATTCCCTAGTGAGCGAAGGCTCAGCGCAGTTTCCAGACGTACAGGAAGGAAGAACGTATGAGTTCGACTTTTACTCCCATGGCCGAGACGGGCCTATCTTTGCCGCCTGCAGACCGTCCAGTTTTACGCAAGAACCGGCGCTCAGCCCCTGCCGCTCCGTTCCGCTTCTCCGCTTATAGCCATCTGGATCACGAAGACACTGAACACCGTCAGGCAGAGCTCTTCTACCTGCAGAAGCAGATTCAGTCGCAGACGCCTATGGTCATCATCCTTGAAGATGGCGAGCAGATCGAAGGCTGCATTGAATGGTACGACCGCCACACCCTGAAGGTCAGGGGCCGTCAGCGCGTCCTTATCTTCAAATCGGCCATCAAGTACATGTACAAGCACGGGGAAAACGGCGGAATTTAGGCGCGCCCACGAATCAGAGGTGCACGAGGTGCCCGCTCCCGGGCCCGGAGCCAACGTCAATCCTGAGGATGAAACGAAGCCTTCCTCAACCGGTCCCGGATGGCGGCGCCAATCCCATCGCCCGGCGGCACGGGGCACACAATCACCTCGCACCCTGCTCGATCCAGCGCGCGCAATCCGGCATACAAACCAGCCGCCAGCTCTTCCATCGAATCCCATCGTCCCCACTCGAACACCTCTGCCCCGGCGAAATTACCCCACTCAGCGGGTAGCATCACTCCTACCCGATGCGCGCCGAACCGGCCCACCACTTTCTCCAACTCCGCAGGCGATCCCTCTACAAGAATCAGCTTCGCCCGCGGCGCGTAATGCCGGATCCCGACCCCCGGGGACGGCAACGCGGCAGCCTCCGCTCCCGGCTCGATCAGGGGCGCGCGATGCACCTCCACCTTGCCCGCGACAGCGCGAATCTGCTCTACCGTAATCGCTCCTGGTCGATAAATCACCATCGGCGACTGACATGGATCGATCACTGTCGACTCCACGCCATGTTCCGCCGGCCCCGCGTCCAGAATTGCGTCAATCCTGCCATCGAGATCGTGCAGCACATGCTCCCCCGTCGTCGGACTGGTATGGCTGAACAGGTTCGCGCTCGGCGCCGCTACCGGCACGCCGGCCTCTTCAATCAACCGGAACGCCACTGGATGCGCCGGCATTCTGACACCCACCAGCGGCCGACCCGCCGTCACCGCATCCGGAACCGCCTTTGACCGCGGCAGCAGCAGGGTCAGGGGTCCCGGCCAGAACGCCACCATTAACTTCCGTGCCGCCTCCGGAATCTCAATGACCAGCGGTGCCAGCATCGGATTGTTCTCAACCGGCCCGGCCACATGAACAATAACTGGATCCCAGGCCGGCCTTCGCTTCGCCGCAAAAATCCGCGCGACAGCATCGGCATCCAGCGCATTCGCACCCAGCCCGTACACCGTCTCCGTTGGCAGCGCAACCAACCCGCCCGCACGCAGAATCCCCGCCGCGCGCGCGATTTCCTCGCGTGCTTGAGCACCTTCCAAATGCGCCGGATCGACCCGCAGTCTAAGCGTATTCACTGCTTCTATTCTCGCCTGCCGAGCCGAGCCCTTTGTCCCTCTTTCCCTTCGTGCCCTGTATTTCGTTCTCTGATCCCTGTTCCCTGGTCCCTGCCGTTCCGTATACTCACAGGATGGTAGCCGTGGAAACCGAGATCAAATTCCGCGTGCAAGATCCCGCGAGCCTCGCCGAGCGCCTTCCGGCCGCCGGCTTTCACCTCGACACCCCGCGCTCGTTCGAGAGCAATACGCTCTACGACACGCCGGACCGCCAGTTGCGCAGCCGCACCGAGATCCTGCGCATCCGCAGCTACAACGGAAAGACTGTTCTCACCCATAAGCGTCTCCCCGACGACCGCCCCGGTGAGGACCGCCACAAGCATCGCATCGAGACCGAAACCCAGGTGACTGACGGCAACGCACTCGCCGAGGTATTCCGCTCTCTCGGCCTCACACCTGCCTTCCGCTACGAAAAGTGGCGCAGCGAGTGGAGCGACGGCGAAGGCCACTGCGTGATCGACGAGACCCCCATCGGCAACTTCGCCGAGCTCGAGGGCACGCCTGATTGGATCGACCGTACCTCCGCGCGCCTCGGTATCGCTGATCACGAGACCATGACCCTGAGCTATGGCCGTCTCTTCGAACTATGGCGTGAGGAGCATCACTCCAACGCCGAACACCTCACGTTCGAAGCGATTCAGGGAGCCGCCCCAGCTCAATCCTAAGAAAACTCTGATCACGCAGACCGGGCTGTGATTTATCTCATGTTTCCAGCGTGTGCGCCGATGAACTCCGCGTATTCACTTACAGCGGAGGATGTCCATGAGACCGTCGCGTTTCCGTTTGATTGCCACTGCATCTTGCAAAGCTGCGGCATTTGCCTTGCTTTTTGCCCTTGCTATTCCTGCTCGCGCGTCAGATGACCGCGCCGTCAAGCAGCGTGTTCCGCCTGTTTATCCCGAGCTTGCCAAGCGCATGAAGATCACCGGCGAAGTCACTGTGGAAGCCACCGTGGACCCCGAAGGCAAAGTCACCGATGTCAAGGCCATCAGCGGCAGCAAAACTCTGAGCCCCGCCGCGGAAGACGCTGTCCGCAAATGGAGATTCGTTCCCGGGCCGGACGTGTCACACGTCGATGTGTCAGTGAAATTCGAAATGGCGCAATAGCGTCTGGCGCGTTCCCTGAAGCGCGTCGACAGGCGGCATCCAACTCTGGCCGGATGCCGCCTTCCGCTTTGCTGCGGCTGCGCGCCGCGTTATGCCGCGCGCTTCTTGGGTGGGACCTTCTTGCCTTCACGCCGTGCTTCCGACAGGCCAATCGCGATGGCCTGCTTGCGGCTCTTGACCTTCTTGCCGCTGCGACCTGACTTCAGCTTGCCGCGCTTGAACTCGTGCATCTCCCGCTTCACATCGTTGCCGGCTGACGGCGAATACTTCCGACGCGAAGAAGAGGACTTCTTCGACGCTGACTTGCGGCCAGTCGATTTCTTCGCAGAGCTCTTCTTTGTGCTCGTGCTCTTGCGCGCGCTCGACTTCTTCGAACTGCTCTTCTTTGTGCTGCTCTTCTTCGCGCTGCTCTTTTTCGTGCTCGATTTCTTTCTGGCTGTCTTCTTCGTTGCCATGAACTATCCTCCCTCGCAATCAGATGGTTCCGCGATTCGAGACAGTTGTATGCAGGTCAGGCAACCCGTTGCGAATTGTGCAAAAGAAAAGCGCGCCGGAAACGAAACCCGGCGCGCATGCATGAACAAGTTTGATCGCGTCTATGCGGTAGCCCTCTGCGGCTCATGATGGCTGAGCTGCACGCTCACCACCTTCGATACACCAGGCTCCTGCATGGTCACGCCGTAAATCATGTCTGCCGAGTGCATCATGCGCTTGGAGTGCGTCACCAGCAGGAACTGCGTGTCCTTGCTGAGTCCGTGCAGAAGATCCGCAAGCCTCCCGACATTGGTTTCGTCCAGCGCCGCATCCACTTCGTCGAGCACGCAGAACGGACTCGGTTGGAATTGGAAGATGCCGACCAGCAGTGAGATCGCAGTGAGCGCCTTCTCGCCGCCCGAGAGCAGCAGCACATTCTGCAGTTTCTTGCCGGGCGGCGAAGCCACGATGTCGAGTCCGCTCTCGGCCGAGTTCTCCGCGTCGGTGAGCCGCAGGAACGCCTGGCCGCCGTGGAAGAGCCGCGTGAACACATTGGCGAAGTTCTCGTTGATCTTCGCAAACGCCTCGTCGAACTTCTGCCGCGAAATCTGATCGATCTCCTTGATGGTCTCCTGCGTATTCTCAATCGACTCGATCAGGTCCTTGCGCTGCGTTTCAAGGAAGCCATGCCTGTCGGCCGTCTCCTTGTATTCGTCCAGCGCCATCATGTTTACCGGACCCATCTGCTCGATTCTCTGTTTGAGCCCTCGGCACTCGTCTTCCTGCGCCGTCAGGGCCTCGCCTTCAATGTGCGCGATCTCCTTGTCTTCGCGCAGCACCACGGCCTCGACGTTGACCTCTGCCAGGCAGCTTGCCTCCAGGTGTTCGAGGTCCGACTTCAACTTCGCCAGCTCGCTTGCGCGATTTGCACGGTCATCACGCAACTGATCCAGCCCGGCGCGACCAGTCTTCAGCTGCGTCTCGAGATTGGCGAGCTGATGACGAAGTTCCTGTGCCTCGGCCGCAAGAGCCTGTGCCTGCGCCACCGCCTCAGCCCGAACCGCCGTCAGTTCTTCCTGCCGCGCCGACAGCGTCTCGCTTTCGCGAATGCGCTGCTCGCGCTCCGCTTCGGCCGCCGCACGTTGCTGCTCGATCGCCAGCACGCGCCGTTCGAGATCCGCATGCAGCCGGTCAATCCGCTGGAAGGCAGCCTCTGCGCCACGCCGACGCTCTTCCAGCCCAGCCAGTTCGGCAGTCAACTGCGCTGCTTCCTGCTGCAAGCCTTCGCGCTTCTGCCGGATCTCAACCAGCGCGGCCTGCTGCGCATCGAGCGACAACTCCGCCTCGCCGTGCTGCTGCTCCAGCCGAACAGCTTCGTCCCGCTTCTGATCGATCAAGGCATGTTTTGCTTCGCGAGCATCCTTGTTGCGCGCCGCCTGCAGCGTCCATTCCTGGAAGCGTCGGTCAATGCGCTGTACTTCCGACTCCATCTGTTTCAGCGCCGCGCCCTGGTTGGCCATTTCGCGCTCGGCCTGGCGACGTTCTTCGCTGCGCTCTTCCAGTTGGCGCGTCAGGTCCTCGATCGTGCGGGTGAGGGAAGCAGCCTGTGCCTCCGCTTCGCCTAGAGCAGCTTCAACCGCGGCGAGCTTCTTCTCTGTCTCGCGCAGGT from the Occallatibacter riparius genome contains:
- a CDS encoding RNA chaperone Hfq — translated: MSSTFTPMAETGLSLPPADRPVLRKNRRSAPAAPFRFSAYSHLDHEDTEHRQAELFYLQKQIQSQTPMVIILEDGEQIEGCIEWYDRHTLKVRGRQRVLIFKSAIKYMYKHGENGGI
- a CDS encoding L-threonylcarbamoyladenylate synthase gives rise to the protein MNTLRLRVDPAHLEGAQAREEIARAAGILRAGGLVALPTETVYGLGANALDADAVARIFAAKRRPAWDPVIVHVAGPVENNPMLAPLVIEIPEAARKLMVAFWPGPLTLLLPRSKAVPDAVTAGRPLVGVRMPAHPVAFRLIEEAGVPVAAPSANLFSHTSPTTGEHVLHDLDGRIDAILDAGPAEHGVESTVIDPCQSPMVIYRPGAITVEQIRAVAGKVEVHRAPLIEPGAEAAALPSPGVGIRHYAPRAKLILVEGSPAELEKVVGRFGAHRVGVMLPAEWGNFAGAEVFEWGRWDSMEELAAGLYAGLRALDRAGCEVIVCPVPPGDGIGAAIRDRLRKASFHPQD
- a CDS encoding class IV adenylate cyclase, translating into MVAVETEIKFRVQDPASLAERLPAAGFHLDTPRSFESNTLYDTPDRQLRSRTEILRIRSYNGKTVLTHKRLPDDRPGEDRHKHRIETETQVTDGNALAEVFRSLGLTPAFRYEKWRSEWSDGEGHCVIDETPIGNFAELEGTPDWIDRTSARLGIADHETMTLSYGRLFELWREEHHSNAEHLTFEAIQGAAPAQS
- a CDS encoding energy transducer TonB — protein: MRPSRFRLIATASCKAAAFALLFALAIPARASDDRAVKQRVPPVYPELAKRMKITGEVTVEATVDPEGKVTDVKAISGSKTLSPAAEDAVRKWRFVPGPDVSHVDVSVKFEMAQ
- a CDS encoding DUF6496 domain-containing protein, yielding MATKKTARKKSSTKKSSAKKSSTKKSSSKKSSARKSTSTKKSSAKKSTGRKSASKKSSSSRRKYSPSAGNDVKREMHEFKRGKLKSGRSGKKVKSRKQAIAIGLSEARREGKKVPPKKRAA